The following DNA comes from Streptomyces sp. NBC_00273.
CGGCGGCATACCCACGGGTTGATGGCGTAGACGGGGCGGCCCGTTGCCCGAAGGCAGGCGACCAGAAGACCGCGGGAGGTCTCAATGGCCACCGGGATGGAATCCTGCGGACTATCGCCGTGCTCGGCGAGCATCTGAAGCAGCTGGTCGAGCCCTTCTGCGGAGTCATCGATGCGAGCGCGAGCCAGCAGCGACCCGGTTTCGTCGACGACGGCTATGTCGTGGTGGTCGCTGGCCCAGTCGATGCCGCAGAACGCTCTCACTCGCCTCACGCTTTCTCATCGAATCTGTGTTGTGGCTGGTCACAGCCGTGCAGGGCATGCGTCTCTCTAATGGAAGGGCTCGGTGGCCCGACATCCGACTAGCCGTTCATGACCCCAGCGACCTGCGGGGCCCACGGTCTTGATCGGAGCTGGAAGCTCCCGAGCACGTAAGAGGTAGTCCCCGCAGGGGGCTTGGACCACGATCATCATCGGTGACCAAGTGGTCGCTCTCGATGCCAACGGCGAGCGTCAGCACACGTCAGTCTTCTTTAAGGGCTCACGGCCCGGATCAACGGAGGACGTCGTGCTGACGCCGGCGATCGGCATCGAGGAGATGTTTCTACGAGCTCAGCTCTCGCCCATTAGATCAACGGCCGCAAGAGACATATCGTGGTCGACACCAAAGGAACGCCCGTCATGATCATGGTGACCCCGGCCGCCATGACCGACAGCGACGCGGCCCGCGAACTCCTCTGGCGCCTTCGCCTCACCCAGCCGCAGATCACCCAGGTCTGGGCGGACTCCGCCTACGCCGGCCAGCTCGTCGACTGGGCCCGGGACTTCCTCAACATCACCCTGCGATCCGTCTCCCGGCCCAAGGGAGCCAAGGGGTTCGTCGTCCTTCCCCGGCGCTGGCGCGTTGAGCGGACCATCGGCTGGATCATGAACGCCCGCCGCAACGCGCGAGACTACGAACGCCTGCCCCTGCACAGCGAAGCACACCTGAACTGGTCACTCATCACCCTCATGACCAGGCGTATCACCCACGGCGGCAAGCCCAGGGCAGATCGCTGGGACAAGAAACCCCACCTCGCGAGCTGACAGCCCAACCAGCCATGCCGGGCAACACCTCCTCAGAGTGCCGAGGAGAAAGAAACCGCATGGGGGTGAAGGCCGTCGGCAACGACAACAGCGGCGATTTCTCGCGACTGCGTCCGGCCGAGCCAAACGACGGCAGAAGACTCGGCGCAGAATGTCACAAGATCAGCTCGGTGAGACTCGTCGCTGGTCCGCTCGAACCATCCACCGAGAAGGCTTTCCGTTTCGCGGGGCGCGCTTCGGCCCGCCGAAGAATCCCTCCAAAACTTGCAGAACGTCTCAGTCAGCGTCGACCACGCGGTGGCATCGGCGAAGCACCCCATATTCGTCTCGGAGTTGAACCCGATCCTGTCTCCTGGCCGTATCTGCTCGATGTCGTCACTCACGCTGAGAGCCATCTCCCAGCTGACCACCTGCTCCGGCGAAACACAGAGTCGGACCGCTGCGACTTCCCGGCCGTCGAAGTCCTCACCCATGAACTCGTACGGCCCCGTCGTCCATGCCGCCTCCAGCCGATAGACACCGGGCGGAAGCCGCTCGGCCAGTTCCCGGCCTGCACGCGTCTTGAAGTCCGGATCAGTGTCTTCCGGCCACGGCGAATCGACGATGAGACGACCGCTTGGAACACGGACCGTCGTCACCTCCACTACCTCAGCGACTTCGACGAACGTCAGCGGATCACGGGGCAGCGTTCCCAGCCGCGTCCCTTCCTTGAACACCGCATGCAAATACCAGCTCTCCTGAGGTCCTGCCACCAGCCGAGCGTCTGTTGTGCCATCCATAGCCGAAGGGTATGCAGCACTGCTGACACTCACGTGTGCGGCCCGGCTTCCCTAGCTTGATGCGACGATCAGGGCCCGCCAGCTCCAGCAGGGCCGCAATTCGGGGATCGAAAACACCTTCTGAGAGGGTGTTTAGCGCTTTATTGAGGCTGTTTGAGCCAGTATGGGCTTGCGGTCGGTTGGGACTGCTGGGGTTGGTGTGGTTCATGATGTGGGAGTGGCCGTCAGGCGGGCGTCTTGCTCTGCCTTCTCCTGTTTCATCCCAAGGCGCCGGGTTTCACGCCGTGTGCTTCGGGCGCCGGTCCGCACGCCCGGGCCGGCTGGGTAGCCCAGAATCATGTCTGAACGCCGCCGATACCCGAGCGATCTGTCCGATGCCCGGTGGGAGCTTGTCGAGCCGGTTCTGACCGCGTGGCGGTCCGAGCGCCGTGGCCGCGGCCTGGACATCGGCCGGCCACCCGACCACGACTTGCGCAGTTTGCTTGACGCGGTGCTCTACGTGAACCGGACGGGCATTCCATGGCGGTACCTGCCGCACGACTACCCGCACTGGAACACGGTCTACGCCTACTTCGCGCGCTGGCAGGAGGAGGGCGTCTTCGACCAGCTCAACACGCTCCTGCGACGCCAAGTCCGCAGACGGGAGGGCCGGGAGGAGGAGCCGACGGCGTGTGTCATCGACTCGCAGAGCATCAAGACCTCCACCAACGTGCCGGCCTGTGAGCAGGGCATCGACGCCGGCAAGAAGATCGTCGGGAGGAAGCGGAGCATCGTCATCGACACCGTCGGGCTCCTCCTCCAAGTCCTGGTCACCGCTGCGAGTGTGCAGGACTCGATCGCCGGCCAGACTCTCATCGAACGGGTCGCCGCCGACCATCCCACCGTCCGCAAGACCTGGGTCGACGGAGGCTACCGCCAACACCTCGTCGAGCACGCCGCCACCCTCGGCATCGACATGCACATCGTCCGCCGCGACCCCACCACCAGGGGATTTTCAGTCCTGCCGCGAAGGTGGACCGTCGAGAGAACCCTCGGCTGGCTCATGAACCACCGCCGCCTGGCCCGCGACTACGAAGCCCATCCACACCGCTCCGAAGCCATGATCCACCTCGCAATGATCAACCTCATGACCCGCAGACTCACCTCCGAATCTACCCCCAGCTGGCGCGGCGCATGAAACGCCCTCAACCCGGCAATCCGGGATGAAACAACGGGATGAAACGCCCTCTGAAGTACGCGGCGGCGGGTGCTTCCTTGGCCGCGACCCCGGCGATCTTGTGGGCGCTGTGCCAGGAGCCGTTGTACTCGCCGGCCCACAGGCTGATCGCCCTCCGACACACGGGCGTCCGCGCGGAGGATGACCGAGCTGACCCATCTTGTCCTGGTCTCCTACAAGCTCCCCGACACCGGCGAGATCCTCCGCTCCAGATCGTGCCGTCCAAGAGCCACGAGGAACGTCTCCTGCCCGTCAGCCCCGAGCCGGCTAGCGTCCTGGCCACCATCGTCAAGCGCCTAGGTGACGCGAACGACCGCAAGATCCCGCTGGTCTCCCGCTACGACCACCACGAGCGCGTCACCGGTCCGCAGCTTCCCCGCCTCTTCCAGCGCCGGCCCTACTGGCAGGCGCAGGTCTTGAACGAGACCTGTCGGGCGCAGAGTAGATGTCAGTTCGGCGCAGGGTTTCGTCAGTAGCGCGCCATAGGTCAACTGCTCCAGCGGGCCACGATGGCGTGATCGACGCGGAAGAGGGCGTCGCACTCCGCGCAGTACGCACTGCCGAAGACGTAGGTCAGCTTGTTCGCGACTTCGTGCTGACCATCGGCGAGAGCACGCGCGTGGAGCCGCTTGGCTAGCCCTTCCAAGAGGGAGGGGTCTGCGGGCTGCAACTCCCCACGGTGCCCAGCGGTCTCGTTCATGTAGAAGCCGTCGGTCGTTGAAAAGTGGCCGTATTCGCCGAACACCACGAAGTTCTCGGCCTCACACATAGGGCATGGAACCTCGAACTCCTCACCGCTGAGACCGTGCAGTTCCTCCCCCCACACCTCGACTCCCTCGAAGGCCAGCTGGGCTTCCAGCAGTTCCACATAGCGATCTGGACTGCCGGTCAGCGACGGATGGCGCAGTGCCCGCTCCACCAGCTCGATCAGCTCAGCGATCTCGGCAGCGTAGGCATCTTTTGGATCAGGCGTCCCGTGGGGCCGGTCGGTGCTGGCGACGATGGAAGCGGCCAAGAGCAAGGGCATGGTTCGGTCTGTAGCCGTCAACTGGCGCGCCTTCTCGGCGAGCGCGGGCAGGGCGGCGTAGCTCGCGGGGTAGACCGTTCCTTGGTGGCACAGGCGGGACCAGAGCTCGTTCCACGCGGGACCCTCCGGGTCGGGCCCGGCTGCCTTGAGGAGGCCGGGCACGTCTTCGGCGGTGCCGTAGGCATGGGTGAGCTGAGACCATTCCGTCATAGGGCTGATCAAAGCAGACGCTTCCAGCATCAAAGACTGCGCCCTGGTGTCGGGCGATACGAGAGAGTCAGTGGTCGGCGGCGTGGTGCGTGGCGGCTCTGGGGATTCTCTGGATCTTCGTGCTGTGGTGAACGCCGTCCTGGACGTACAGTGACGCGCGGGGCCCCTGCGGTGAGGGCTGCGTGGGGCTACGCCCACTACCGCGACAGGATCGCCCGTGCCCCGCACAGTCCGCTAGACCTGGAGTCCTTGGCCTACCGTGCTGGCGGCGCCGCTGGCCGCATCGTGGCGATCGAGGCGATCTGGGACGGCGACACCGTCCACGACTGGTTCTTGAGACTGCTGGCCGTCACCGCCGAACCCGCGGAAGAGCATGTGCTGGCCACCATCTACGCGAGCACGGCCAAGCGGTACCTAGGCGAGGACGAGGACGGCAGCACACGTCATCCGGCGGGGATTGCCACTGAAAGGGCTGGTAGCGGTCTGGCCGCCCACCTTTCGGTTCCCTTCCATTTCGCGAGTCCGGACATGCCGGACGACGAGGCTCCGCGCTGGCAGCCGACCACCTTGAGCGAGCCCGGCCTTTAGCGGTTATTCGGTCGGCTTCGGTTTACGGGCTCTCTCGGGTGGCGATGGCTGCGTCGTACGCGTCCAGGGTCCGGTAGAGGATGGAGCGGCCGACGTTGAGGTGCCGGGCGATCGAGGTCACGGATTCCTTGCCGTCGCGGCGCCGTAGCGCGACGGCGAGCATGTCGCCGTCGACGACTGGCGGGCGGCCGCCGTGGTTGCCCTTCTCGGCGACGGTATCCAGGCCGGTCAGGGTCCGTTCGTGGATGAACTCCCGCTCGACTTCCGTCATCGCGGCGAACACCACGAAGAGGATCTTGCCCGCGCCCTGCGGGTCGTACATCCCGGCGAGCGGGCCGCTGAGGATCTCCAGGCGGTGGTCGCGTTCGGCGAGGTCCTGCGACGAGGTGATGAGCTCGACCATGTTGCGGCCCAGGCGGTCGAGCATGGTGACGGTGAGGGTGTCGGCCGGGCGGAGGTCGGCGAGGGCGGTGTTGTACTCGGGGCGGATCTTCTCCCGGGTGCCGACCTTCTCGACGTAGATGCGCATGCAGCGGGCCCTTTTCAGGAGGCGGACCTGTCCGGCGAGGTCTTGGCCCTTGCTGGAGACGCGGGCGTAGCCGATGCGGTCGCCGGCCCGCGCGAGGAGTTCGGGGTCGAGGTCGGGTTCGGGGCCGGGCTGCCAGGTGCGGCCGGGCCCGCGTGCGGCGGGGATACGGATCGCGGGCCCGACTTCAGCGCGGGGGTCTTGCCGTAGCGGCCGGTGCGGTAGTCGACGGCGACGACGCCGGAGTGCGCCCGGCACACCGACCCGGGCGGCGCCCCGCACCGCGGGAACGGCTCTCGCTCGATCAGCTCGGCGCGGGCGATCTCGTCCAGGCCGCTGTCCACGTGTTCCCCCTCCCGCCCGTCCGCTCGATGCGGACCGTCCCGCATACCCGTCCCGCTTCTCCAACGTGCCCGCGGGTTCCGGGACGCCTCCGCCGACTCCGGTGCCGCGAACGGAGGCCGTCCCGGAATCGACCGATCCCGGGACGCACGGGCAAACGATGGCCGTACAGATCTGCGCCCGCACACTGAGCCGATCAGTCAGCCAGTGTTAGCGCTGAGGTTGGCCACAGGGTAGCGACAACCGGACTTTCTGTGACGGCTCTTGGAGGCCGAGGTGCTGCTGCCCAGCCCGCGTCGCCCTGGGTGGCTGATCCTGCCAATCGTGTGATCATGGACGCGTCGCATTCCTTCGCCCGCGAGGTGATCTTTTTGACGAAGGTGGCACTGCGTTCCTACGCACTGTTGCCTCGGCAGTACGACGAACGGAAGGTGCTGGCCTCCACGATCGATCCGTGGGGCCGTGCTCTCTGGCTGATCTGCCCTGACGCCCGTTTCCCCTCCAGGTGGGCCGGCCGGGATGTTCCGGCGCCCGCGCATCTGCCCTTCGACGCCCTTGTCGTGATCAGCGACCAGGGTGCGGTCCGGGAGCAACCCCTACACGGAGTGGCTGTGGACCCGCATGCCTTCGACGCCCTCCCGGGTGGCGGTTTCGTCGTCTCCGGCAGAGGAGGGCCGAACGCACGATCCGGCCAGATCTTCGGCCCCGACGGCCGCTCTCGGCGCCGGTTCCCACTGGGCACGCACCTCAAGCACCTGGTCGCGGACCGCCGGTCCGGCTTCTGGACCGGGTACGCCGACGAAGGGATTTACAGCGATGACCGCGTCAGCGCAGGAGGGCTAGTCCGCTGGGACGGCAGGGGCAACCACGTATGGGCCCTGCGTCCCCCGGCGCCTTACCACCATGTGGCGGAGATCAGCGCCATCAACCTCTCCGACTCCACGGTCCACGCCACGTACTGGCCAGGTGCACCGCTCGTCGAAACAGGACCCAGCGGGGTACTCCGTATCCGCCCCATCCCGGTCTCGGACCCGTTCGGCCTCGCGATCCGCAGTGACCGGCTGCTTCTGCTCGGAGGGAGCGAGCGGGGCATCGACACCGCTACCCGGGTGGATGTCGTCCACCACCTCCGACTGACGGACGACGGAGCCGTCGTCACCGGCCGCGAGAACCTCGTCTTCCCGAACGGCGACCCAGTCAGACGCTACGCCCGTCCCGTCTCTCGGGGCCCGCACATCTTCCTGCGCACTCTCCGCACGCTGCGGCAGTGGTGGGTACTCACCTCGCCATGACCCTCGGCCCGTACGGGGTGGTGGCGACCTGGCGCCACGACGGAGCTCCGCTGCAGTTGGCCTGACCCCGCCGTGATCAGCGTGGACAGGCCAGGAGTGACTGCCCACCGCTCGTCGCCGCCCACCTCGCCTACCACCGCAGCCAGGGCGCCACCGACAAGGACCCTCTCTTCATCCACGACAAGGCCCCGGGCAACAAGAGCCCGGAACTCCGCCTGCGCGAAGCCGTCATGCGCACCTGCCACCGCATTCACTTCAACCCGGCCTGGCTCCACCGCTCCCACTACCGCCACGGCGACGAGACCGCCCACGACGCCGCGGCCGCCGGACGGATGCACTACCGGGGCCTGGACCTCATCCCCCTCAGTGACGACGTGCGGGACCGCCTGTGACCGCGCCCTACTCCGGCCGCCCCATTCGCCGCGAGGGCCCGCAGCGGCGCCGCGACTCCGTGCAGAAGTCGTACGTCATCAAGCGGCGCCTCCTGGCCGCCGGGATGACCGGCTGGCAGCTCGCCGACCTCCTCGGCGTCCACGAGCACCAGATCGACCTCGAAGAACTCCCCGACCTGCCCGTCCGCGTCCTGCTCGAACTCGCCCGCCGCCTCGACATGCCCCCGGCGACCCCGGACGGCGCGGGCTGATCCGGCAAAAGAGACGGCCTAGGTGTATTGATCACGAGCGTTGTTGACACTCGGCAGGTCTTGAACATGGCGAAGACCTCCGGTGTGGTGGGAGCTGTCTAGGAACTCACCGCACGGAGGTCTTCGTGTCCCACCGTAATGCTCGGCTGACCGTCTTCGGTAGGCGCCTGCTGGTCGAACGAGTCGTCTCTGGCCGCCCGGTCGCCCACGTGGCCGCCGAGATGGGCATATCGCGGGCCACCGCCCACAAATGGATGCGCCGGTGGCGGACGGAAGGCGAGGCCGGACTGCACGACCGCTCCAGCCGGCCACGCACGACACCGCACCGGACTTCGGCCGCCATCGAGGCGAGGGTCTGTGACCTGCGCCGGACCCGCAAACTGGGGCCCGCCCGCATCGGCCCGGTCCTGGGACTGCCCGCCTCGACCGTCCACCGCATTCTGACCCGGCATGGTCTGCACCGCCTGGCCTGGATCGACCGCCCGACCGGCACCCCGATCCGCCGCTACGAACGCGAGCGACCCGGCGAACTCATCCACGTCGACGTCAAGAAACTCGGCCGGATCCCCGACGGCGGCGGCCACCGCTTCCTGGGCCGCAACGTCGGCAGGCCAGTGCGGGGAATGGGTTTCGACTACGTCCACTCCGCGGTCGACGACCACTCCCGCCTGGCCTACAGCGAGATCCACCCGGACGAGAAAGTCGCGACGTGCGCAGGCTTCCTCACACGCGCCGCCGCGTTCTTCCACACCCAGGGCATCACCCGCATCGAACGCGTTCTCACCGACAACGCGTGGGCCTACCGCAAAGGCCTGGCCTGGAAGGCCGTCCTGGCCGACCTCGGCGCTGCCGGAAGGCTCACCCGTGCCTACCGGCCTCAGACCAACGGCAAGGTCGAACGTTTCAACCGCACCCTCCTCGACGAGTGGGCCTACCTACGGCCCTACACCTCGAACGACGAGCGGACCGCGGCCCTGGCAGACTTCCTCCACACCTACAACCATCACCGCTGCCACACCGCACTCGACGGCAAGCCACCCATCAGCCGCGTGAACAACCCTGCGGGTCAATACACCTAGGAGGCGTCCGCCCCGGCCAGGTCTTCCGCCCGGGCCTGCCCGCGGAAGGCCGCGGGCGGCAGGCCGTAGGCCTCGCGGAATGCCCGGCTGAACGCGGACGCGTGCCGGAAGCCCCGCCGGGCGCCGATGACGTGCACGGGCACCTCCTGGTGCAGCGGGTCCGCCAGGTCCTGGCGTGCCCGCGCGAGCCGCTGGCCCTGAAGGAAGACCGCGACTGTCGTCCCGTTCCCCTCCTGCTGGAACACCCGGTGGAGATAGCTGACGGAGATGTGGTGGGCGGCGGCGATCGCGGGGACGTCCAGCAGCGGATCGTCGGCGTTGTCCCGGATGAAGGCCATCACGCGGAGCGCCAGGGCGCGCCGGTGCGTCTCCGGGGTCAAGGACCGGTCCGCTTCGAGGACGCCGGCGAAGAGCGAGGCGACGAGATCGGCTAGTACGCCGCTCAGGCGCGGGCCCTCGGCCGGCCTGTAGGACCGGCTGTCCTTGGTCACCTGGTCGAGGAAGGTGGCCAACAGGGCACCCATTCCCT
Coding sequences within:
- a CDS encoding IS5 family transposase; amino-acid sequence: MSERRRYPSDLSDARWELVEPVLTAWRSERRGRGLDIGRPPDHDLRSLLDAVLYVNRTGIPWRYLPHDYPHWNTVYAYFARWQEEGVFDQLNTLLRRQVRRREGREEEPTACVIDSQSIKTSTNVPACEQGIDAGKKIVGRKRSIVIDTVGLLLQVLVTAASVQDSIAGQTLIERVAADHPTVRKTWVDGGYRQHLVEHAATLGIDMHIVRRDPTTRGFSVLPRRWTVERTLGWLMNHRRLARDYEAHPHRSEAMIHLAMINLMTRRLTSESTPSWRGA
- a CDS encoding IS481 family transposase; its protein translation is MSHRNARLTVFGRRLLVERVVSGRPVAHVAAEMGISRATAHKWMRRWRTEGEAGLHDRSSRPRTTPHRTSAAIEARVCDLRRTRKLGPARIGPVLGLPASTVHRILTRHGLHRLAWIDRPTGTPIRRYERERPGELIHVDVKKLGRIPDGGGHRFLGRNVGRPVRGMGFDYVHSAVDDHSRLAYSEIHPDEKVATCAGFLTRAAAFFHTQGITRIERVLTDNAWAYRKGLAWKAVLADLGAAGRLTRAYRPQTNGKVERFNRTLLDEWAYLRPYTSNDERTAALADFLHTYNHHRCHTALDGKPPISRVNNPAGQYT
- a CDS encoding DUF4241 domain-containing protein, with protein sequence MDGTTDARLVAGPQESWYLHAVFKEGTRLGTLPRDPLTFVEVAEVVEVTTVRVPSGRLIVDSPWPEDTDPDFKTRAGRELAERLPPGVYRLEAAWTTGPYEFMGEDFDGREVAAVRLCVSPEQVVSWEMALSVSDDIEQIRPGDRIGFNSETNMGCFADATAWSTLTETFCKFWRDSSAGRSAPRETESLLGGWFERTSDESHRADLVTFCAESSAVVWLGRTQSREIAAVVVADGLHPHAVSFSSAL
- a CDS encoding AraC family transcriptional regulator is translated as MLPERTFRSAELAPADRFESWRALMSETHAPMEMRSEHAADFWVNQRVISLGGITVYPMECRPLTFKRTPKLIARSDPEAFHLSLIKRGAGAVTLGKDTVVHGVFDIHTSDTSRPFEISSGPHSVEIIGVEVPKALLPLPPHTAGRVIGKRISAREGMGALLATFLDQVTKDSRSYRPAEGPRLSGVLADLVASLFAGVLEADRSLTPETHRRALALRVMAFIRDNADDPLLDVPAIAAAHHISVSYLHRVFQQEGNGTTVAVFLQGQRLARARQDLADPLHQEVPVHVIGARRGFRHASAFSRAFREAYGLPPAAFRGQARAEDLAGADAS
- a CDS encoding recombinase family protein, whose product is MGYARVSSKGQDLAGQVRLLKRARCMRIYVEKVGTREKIRPEYNTALADLRPADTLTVTMLDRLGRNMVELITSSQDLAERDHRLEILSGPLAGMYDPQGAGKILFVVFAAMTEVEREFIHERTLTGLDTVAEKGNHGGRPPVVDGDMLAVALRRRDGKESVTSIARHLNVGRSILYRTLDAYDAAIATRESP